CCTGAAGTACATTATCCGCTTTCAGTTCATCCATAAATTCAAAGACTGTTACTTTAGAACAAATACCTGCCAAGTCGATAGCCGCCTCGATTCCGGAATTTCCTCCGCCAACTACCGCTACGTGCTTTCCTTTGTAGAACGGGCCGTCACAGTGAGGACAGAAAGCAACACCGCGACCGATATACTCCGCTTCTCCCGGAACGTTCAGCCTACGCCAGCTTGCACCGGTCGCAATAATCAATGCAGGAGCCAGAAACTTTTCACCGACAGAAGTCGTTACCAGTTTCTGCTTTCCCAGTATTTCCACTTTCTCTATCTTACGATGTTCCAACAGATCCACCGGATAACGCAACAAGTGAGTTTTCAGGTTATCTGCCAGTTCGCTGCCCGTTGTTTCAGGAACAGAGATTAGGTTTTCGATGCCGACAGTCTCTTTCACTTGTCCGCCGACACGTTCGGCTACAATAGCTACACGCAATCCTTTACGGGCAGAATAGATAGCAGCCGACACTCCCGCAGGGCCTCCACCGGCAACAATCACATCATATTCTTTCACCTCAGCCACCGCTTTGGTTTCATCAATTCCATATTGTTCTTCCAATTTTGCAAGCAGTTCGCCGAATTCGCCACGGCCTACATGGAGCAATTTGCCGTCAGCAAACACGGAAGGCACTCCCTGTATCTTCAATGCATCTACTTCGTCCTGGTAGAGCGCACCATCCACCATTTCATGCGTAATGGAAGAATTGAGTGTTGTCATCGCATTCAAAGCCTGTACAACATCAGGGCAGTTCGTACAAGTCAGCGAAACGTAGGTAACCAGATGTATCGGGCCTTTCAGTGCTTTCACCCGATTGCAGACAGCCTCATCGGGGAAGTTCTTCCCTTTGCCGTCCAAATTCAGTATAGCCAACAATAGCGAAGTAAACTCGTGCCCGTTGGGGATTCCCCGGAAAGTGATTCCAGTACGGTCACCGTTCTTCAATAAAGCAAATTTCAGTCCGCTTCCTTCATTCACTACACAAGTGATGTGGTCGGAGCAGTCTGCTACGTCTCCCAGCAGTTCAACCAGTTCAGTTCTGTTTTCATGACTGGATGATACCGATATATCAAAAGTAAAATTCGCCTCCAGTCCGGCAAAAATACCCTTCAGTTGTTCTTTTAATGCAGATTCTAACATATACCTTTTTCTCCTTCTATTTTTTGAAAAGAAAGGCCGGCAGCGTCTCCCGTTACCGGCCCTTCATAATCATCATTATCAAGATCTATCAAATCTTACCTACCAGGTCGATGCTCGGTTTCAGGGTAGATTCACCCTTCTTCCACTTGGCCGGACAAACTTCTCCGTCGTGAGTCGCTACAAACTGAGCAGCTTCCACCTTACGAAGCAATTCGCTCGCATCACGGCCAATATTGTTATCATTCAATTCCACCACTTTAATCTTTCCTTCCGGATTGACAACGAATGTACCACGGTATGCCATACCTTCTTCTTCGATATATACTCCGAGTGCACGGCACAGAGCACCTGTCGGGTCTGCCAACATCGGATATTGAATCTTGCGGATACTTTCAGAAGCATCATGCCAAGCTTTATGTACGAAGTGCGAGTCAGTACTTACCGAGTAGATTTCTACGCCCATTGCTTTGAACTGGTCGTACTTTTCAGCCATATCCACCAATTCAGTAGGACATACGAAAGTAAAGTCGGCAGGATAGAAGAACAGAATCGCCCATTTACCTTTCAGGTCATTGTTGGTTACAGTCTTGAAAGCTCCGTTTTGAAAAGCCTGAACACTGAATTCAGGAAGCTGAGAATTTAAAATTGGTTCCATAATCTTTATTGCTTTTATTGTTATTAATTGATTTGACTTATAACATCAGAAACTTCGTTTTGTTTCTTGTTTCTGATGCAAAGATAAAGGCGGAAGACCCGCCTTTGCAAAAAAAGTCCAATCGAATAATTCTATGCGGTGATAGATGAAACCGATAAGTCTGCGAAATGTCCTATTTTTAAGATTCTCATCACAACCGGGACTGTCAGATTCTCACTAAGAGCAGAAATCGCGTATAAAATAACGCATATACATACAATATCCGGTCTTTTTATGCATATAAACGAGCCAAATATGCAAGAAACAACCGTTTCCCGAGTTGTTTCCCGGTGCGACACGAAGTGTTTCCCGGTGTGAAACAAACCGGACACGATAAAGAAGGATTTTAAACACCTATTTGAAGCACTATTTACCCTAGTTGGCATAAGAACAAGAAGCAACTGATATTATCATTTTCAAACAGGATCATTAATATTTCCTTCCCTACACCCCACTAACCAGCAAAAGAGCGACACATTAACAGGGAATAGCCCAATATGACAACATTCGCGAATTCACTAATACTAAATCCTTCGAGTTTTTTCCTTCAGACCTACGCCGGGCCGCAAATTTCAGAAAATAGAATGATTGAATATACAATCCTTCATATCTGGTCTTTTTCCTAACTATTTATAAATTAGCAGTCCTCTCCCCTAATTTTAAGGCGTACGGAGATAATTTTAAAAAGAAGTTTGTAAATTGGTCAAGAGAAAAGTACTATAAGTCAAAGCCCGAATATTATAAATCGCTTTATTTGCATCACCATTTAAGTCTATTTGTATTCATTCTTATTATAAACTTTAATATCTGCACTATGAAGAGAAAGGTACTATTAAGCACATTGTTCCTAATGCTCCACATGACGGTAGTATTAGCACAGCAAGTAACTATTTCAGGGCAAGTGTTGGATGAGAAGAGCGAACCTCTGATCGGTGCTACGGTAAATATCGAAGGCACTACCAACGCCGTAATTACAGATTTAGAAGGAAAGTTCACTCTAAAAGCACTTCCTTCCGAGAAGATTGTCATCAGTTATCTGGGATATAAACCCAAGACAGTGGCTATCGGGAAAAACCGCAAGTTTAATATAACGCTGGATCCGTCAGTAACAGAAATGGACGAGATAGTAGTCGTAGGTTACGGTAGCCAGAGAAAAAGCGACATTGCAACCGCTGTTGCGTCAGTTAATATAAAAGATATTGCCAAAAGCAGTTCGGCGCAAACCCTGCAAGCACTGCAAGGCAAAATCAGCGGTGTGCAGATTATCCCGACAGACGGTTCGTTATCGAGCGGAATGACCTTCAGAATCAGAGGTGTCAACTCTATCACAGGCGGAACCCAGCCGCTGTTTGTCATCGACGGTGTCCCCATGCCTACTCAACAAATTACTAATGAAGATACCGAAACGGTGAATAATCCATTGTTAGGACTGAACCCGAACGACATCGAATCCATGGAGATTCTGAAAGACGCAGCGGCGGCAGCCATTTATGGCGCCAAAGGAGCCAACGGCGTTGTCATCATCACCACCAAACGGGGAGCAGCCTCTACCAAACCTAAATTCTCGTTCAGCCTGACAGGAGGTTTGGATATGAATCCCAATATTCCGCTGGAAGTATTATCTCCGGAAGAGTACGCAAAGAAAATGCTTGATTACGGAACATACGATAGTCCGAACCTCATCAATTTCTGGCAAAACGTGATTGACAACAAAGGTTGGAACGACCCGTCCGTACACAATTGGATGGATGAAATTACCCGGACAGCGAGAAAATACGAAGCAAACGCAAGTATATCCGGAGGAACCAAAGGAACAACCTATATGCTTTCACTCGGATATCTGAATAATACGGGAATTATCAAACGGTCTGCATTCGACCGTTTCACCTCACGCCTGAACTTGAATCAGGAGGTCAATTCCAAAATCAATATCGGTATTAATCTGTCTTATTCTACCTCTAAAGACAAGAATCCGGTCAGCGACTGGTCACAGTCGGGAGTCATTCTCAATGCCTTGCAGATTTCTCCTTTCCTCTTTTATCCGGGACTGGCGGATATCATGAATTACAGTAACGTGAACATTATGAGCCCCCTGGTAGCAGTCGATCAGGTCAATATCAACAATCAGTATAGTGAACTCAATGGTAATATCTACTTCAACTATAAGATATTGAAAGACCTCACGTTCAGTACCAGCGCCTCTTATCGCCAGTATTCCATGGATCAGGACAAGCTCTGGGGTTCGGATACCTGGTACGGGCAATCGGAAAGGGGACGCATGGAAATCAGTAACCGGGAAGAAAACAGTTGGGTATATGAAGCACGGCTGCAATATGCGAAAAGCATAAAGAAGCATTCCTTCTCACTAATGGGAGCTTTTGAGGCCAGCAAATGGTCGATGAAAGATATCTACAACAAATCAACAAACTTCGAAGACATGGCTGTCGGTATATGGGGAATAGACAAGGGGCTGGTCACTTACGCTCCCAAATACACGTATGACAGCAATCAAATGGTATCGTATATCAGTAGGGGAACCTATACTTTCGACAATAAATATGTATTAAATGCCTCTTTGCGTGTCGACGGCTCTTCCAAGTTCGGAGCCAATAACAAATACGGCTATTTCCCTGCTGTCAGTGTCGCATGGCGCGCTTCCGAAGAAGAATTCATCAAGAAGTTTGATTTCATATCCAACCTGAGGGTACGCACCAGCTTCGGTATGACGGGTAATAATCAGATTCCCTCTTATCAATCTTTATCCCAGTTGGAAAACAATAAGGTGGTAATGAACGGAAGCACGGTGGAAATCGGGCGTTATCCTTCCAACGTAACGAATGACGACCTGAAATGGGAAAGCCAGAAACAGTACAACATCGGATTTGATTTCGGCGTATTGGATAACCGTTTCTCTATTACGGCAGACTTTTACTACAAAAGGATTGACGATATGTTACTGCAAGTAAACATTCCTTCTACTTCCGGCTATACCAAAGCCTGGAAAAATGCAGGTTCAATGGAGAACAAGGGTATGGAGTTCGCCATTAACGCGAACTGGTTTAAAGGCGCTTTCAATTGGTCGACGGACTTCAATATCTCCTTCTACAAGAACAAAATCCTGTCACTGGACAAGGGACAATACCAGCAATTCTACGACAGAGGAATTAATGCCAAAATTACCAGTGACGTCCTGCTCAGAGTAGGAATGCCGGTAGGTATCTACTACGGCTATATCAGCGACGGAACTTACAACAATGATACCGAAGTCATCAACGGATACCCCGGCCCTAACCTCGGATTGGGACAACTCAAAGTTGTCGATGTCAATAAAGACGGTGTAATCGACTCGAACGACCGTACACCGATTGCGGATGTCAACCCCAAACATACAGGAGGAATCGGAAATACATTCTCTTATAAAGGTTTCG
The nucleotide sequence above comes from Bacteroides caccae. Encoded proteins:
- the ahpF gene encoding alkyl hydroperoxide reductase subunit F encodes the protein MLESALKEQLKGIFAGLEANFTFDISVSSSHENRTELVELLGDVADCSDHITCVVNEGSGLKFALLKNGDRTGITFRGIPNGHEFTSLLLAILNLDGKGKNFPDEAVCNRVKALKGPIHLVTYVSLTCTNCPDVVQALNAMTTLNSSITHEMVDGALYQDEVDALKIQGVPSVFADGKLLHVGRGEFGELLAKLEEQYGIDETKAVAEVKEYDVIVAGGGPAGVSAAIYSARKGLRVAIVAERVGGQVKETVGIENLISVPETTGSELADNLKTHLLRYPVDLLEHRKIEKVEILGKQKLVTTSVGEKFLAPALIIATGASWRRLNVPGEAEYIGRGVAFCPHCDGPFYKGKHVAVVGGGNSGIEAAIDLAGICSKVTVFEFMDELKADNVLQERLKSLPNVEVFVCSQTTEVVGNGDKLTALRIKDRKTEEERLVELDGVFVQIGLSANSSAFREVVETNRPGEIVIDAHCRTNVTGIYAAGDVSTVPYKQIIISMGEGAKAALSAFDDRVRGVI
- the ahpC gene encoding alkyl hydroperoxide reductase subunit C, with protein sequence MEPILNSQLPEFSVQAFQNGAFKTVTNNDLKGKWAILFFYPADFTFVCPTELVDMAEKYDQFKAMGVEIYSVSTDSHFVHKAWHDASESIRKIQYPMLADPTGALCRALGVYIEEEGMAYRGTFVVNPEGKIKVVELNDNNIGRDASELLRKVEAAQFVATHDGEVCPAKWKKGESTLKPSIDLVGKI
- a CDS encoding SusC/RagA family TonB-linked outer membrane protein, with protein sequence MKRKVLLSTLFLMLHMTVVLAQQVTISGQVLDEKSEPLIGATVNIEGTTNAVITDLEGKFTLKALPSEKIVISYLGYKPKTVAIGKNRKFNITLDPSVTEMDEIVVVGYGSQRKSDIATAVASVNIKDIAKSSSAQTLQALQGKISGVQIIPTDGSLSSGMTFRIRGVNSITGGTQPLFVIDGVPMPTQQITNEDTETVNNPLLGLNPNDIESMEILKDAAAAAIYGAKGANGVVIITTKRGAASTKPKFSFSLTGGLDMNPNIPLEVLSPEEYAKKMLDYGTYDSPNLINFWQNVIDNKGWNDPSVHNWMDEITRTARKYEANASISGGTKGTTYMLSLGYLNNTGIIKRSAFDRFTSRLNLNQEVNSKINIGINLSYSTSKDKNPVSDWSQSGVILNALQISPFLFYPGLADIMNYSNVNIMSPLVAVDQVNINNQYSELNGNIYFNYKILKDLTFSTSASYRQYSMDQDKLWGSDTWYGQSERGRMEISNREENSWVYEARLQYAKSIKKHSFSLMGAFEASKWSMKDIYNKSTNFEDMAVGIWGIDKGLVTYAPKYTYDSNQMVSYISRGTYTFDNKYVLNASLRVDGSSKFGANNKYGYFPAVSVAWRASEEEFIKKFDFISNLRVRTSFGMTGNNQIPSYQSLSQLENNKVVMNGSTVEIGRYPSNVTNDDLKWESQKQYNIGFDFGVLDNRFSITADFYYKRIDDMLLQVNIPSTSGYTKAWKNAGSMENKGMEFAINANWFKGAFNWSTDFNISFYKNKILSLDKGQYQQFYDRGINAKITSDVLLRVGMPVGIYYGYISDGTYNNDTEVINGYPGPNLGLGQLKVVDVNKDGVIDSNDRTPIADVNPKHTGGIGNTFSYKGFDLYAFFRWSYGNDVVNGNAYYLVGTTSINNVLKSVYKDVWSANTPTNNYPLYGRGTWGESVLRSDLVEDGSFLRLQTLTLGYTFPAKLTGKMGLSKMRIALTGTNLWLWTRYSGFDPEANTGYGTVARLAPGLDMSPYPRPRSFSLSIELGF